A genomic segment from Nicotiana sylvestris chromosome 1, ASM39365v2, whole genome shotgun sequence encodes:
- the LOC104227044 gene encoding uncharacterized protein: protein MKRAVENEGEEFKGVVSLELLKKKMADFAKEREWDQFHTPRNLLLALVGEVGELSEIFQWKGEVPKGLPNWEEKEKQHLGEELSDVLLYLVRLSDICGIDLGKAALRKLELNAIKYPVSLSKGSSKKSTTLLCKSTTTTSTNINININDESENGVTDDAA, encoded by the exons ATGAAGAGAGCAGTAGAAAATGAAGGAGAAGAATTTAAAGGGGTGGTTAGTCTTGAACTACTGAAGAAAAAAATGGCtgattttgcaaaagaaagagagTGGGATCAATTCCATACTCCAAGAAATCTCCTTTTAGCACTG GTGGGTGAAGTGGGAGAATTGTCTGAAATATTTCAGTGGAAAGGTGAGGTCCCAAAAGGCCTACCAAATTGGGAAGAAAAAGAGAAGCAGCATTTAGGTGAAGAGCTCTCAGATGTATTGCTTTATCTTGTCAGGCTTTCAGATATCTGTGGCATTGATCTTGGTAAAGCTGCACTCAGAAAGCTTGAGCTTAATGCCATTAAATACCCTGTTAGCCTTTCCAAAGGTTCATCCAAAAAGAGTACTACTCTTTTGTGCAAAAGTACAACAACAACCTCcaccaacatcaacatcaacaTCAACGATGAGAGTGAAAATGGTGTGACTGATGATGCTGCATGA